A region of the Flintibacter sp. KGMB00164 genome:
CCCCAAGGTGATGATCATTTTGGGCTGCCGGGTGATGCCCGGGGGCGAGCCTTCTATTCTGCTCCAGGATAGGCTGGACACCGCTCTGGACTATTTGGACGACCACCCGGATATAACTGTGGTAGTGTCCGGAGGACAGGGGAGCAATGAGCCCACCTCCGAGGCCGCCTGCATGGCGGACTATCTGGAGGAACACGGGGTAGACGCTGACCAGATCCTGCTGGAGGATGAGTCCAGCAATACCAAAGAAAATCTCATCTACTCCCGGGAACTGCTGGAAGAGCAGGGTGTGGATGTGGGGGAGGATGGGGTGCTGGTGGTGTCCAATGGCTTCCACCTCACCCGGTCCAGGATGCTGGCCGAGCGCTTTGGCTACGGTCACGTCTCCACCCTGGCCGCTCCCACCAGCCACATCCCCTCCCGCATCCAGATGTACATTCGGGAGCCTTTGGCTCTGGTGAAGTCTTTCTTCCTGGACAAGTAGGAGCTAGAAGTTAGGAGATCGAAGCTATGCAGGACAAACTGGCCGCCATTGAGGCCAAATACAGCCAGATCGAGGCCCGCCTAAGCGCCTCCGAGACCTACGAGGACCCGGCTCTGGTGGCCAAACTGAATAAGGAACAGACCGAGCTCCAGCCTCTGGTGGAGACCTACCGCACCTACCTCCGTACCCAGCAGAGCCACCGGGAAGCTGAGAGCCTGCTGGGCGACCCCGAGATGAAGGAGCTGGCCCAGGAGGAGTGGCGGCAGTCCAAAGAGGAGCTGGAGCGGCTGGAGCATCAGCTGAAGATCCTGCTGCTGCCCAAGGACCCCAACGACGACAAAAACGTCATCGTGGAGATCCGGGCGGGGGTCGGCGGCGAGGAAGCTGCCCTGTTTGCCCACTCCCTGTACCGCATGTACTCCATGTTTGCCGAGGCCAACCACTGGAAGACCGAGGTGGACAGCATCAGCGAAACGGAGCTTGGAGGGGTGAAGGAAATTTCCTTTACCATTGAAGGAGACGGAGCCTACTCCCGCTTAAAATTTGAAAGCGGAGTCCATCGGGTGCAGCGGGTGCCGGAGACCGAATCCGGTGGCCGGGTGCACACCTCCACCGTGACGGTGGCAGTGCTCCCCGAGATGGAGACCGCTGACGTGCAGATTAACCCCGCTGATATTGAGATGCAGGTGTTCCGTTCCTCCGGCGCGGGCGGCCAGCACGTCAATAAGACTTCCTCCGCCGTGCGCCTCATCCATAAGCCCACGGGCACCGTGGTGGAGTGCCAGCAGGAGCGCAGCCAGTTCCAGAACCGAGACAAGGCTATGCGTATTCTGGCCTCCCGGCTCTACGAGGCAGAGCAGGAGAAAATCTCCAGCGAGTATACCGCCCAGCGGCGAAGCCAGGTGGGCAGCGGCATGCGTAACGAGCGCATCCGTACCTATAACTTCCCTCAGGGACGGGTCACTGACCACCGGATTGGCCTGACCCTCTACAAGATCGACAACATCATGAACGGTGACCTCAACGAAGTCATCGACGCTCTGGCTGCCGCCGATCAGGCGGAACGTCTTCAGTCAAGCGATACCAATTAACGATAGATAGGAGTTTATCACATGGAACTGTATATCCACTATAAAGAACTGCCCGAAGGACTGACTCTGGCGGACTTCGTGGGCGAGCTTAATGAGGTTCTGGACGACACCGGCGTGGTGTGCGGCGGCGAGGACAACCGCCTGGATCTGGACCTGGAGGACGAGAAGGTCAACCCCAAGCACGCCCAGATGGCGGTGAAGGCCTATCTGCAGCGGGCCGGCTTTTCCAAGGAGACCGCCGTGGAGATCGGCGGCATGGAAATCGGCATTTACGAGTGAGGTCCTTTTCCCATGTACAAGCATGTAATCTTTGACCTGGACGGTACCCTGCTTAACACCATCGACGATCTGGCGGACACCGGAAATCATGTCTGCGAACTCCGCGGCTGGCCCACCCACACGGTGGCTGAGTTCAAGCTGATGGTGGGTAATGGCATTCCCAAGCTGGTGGAGCGCTTCGCTCCCCAGGGGACCAGCCAGGAAGTGCTGGATCAGGCTTTCCAGGAGTTTATGGACTGGTATGGCGTCCACAAGGAGGACAAGACCGCCCCTTACGCCGGTATGCCCGAGGTAACCAAGGCTCTGCGGGAGGCTGGGGTGTCCATCGCGGTACTGTCCAACAAGGCAGACGTGATGGCCGGCCCGGTGGTGGAGCACTATTACCCGGGAATTTTCCCTGTGGTTCAGGGGGCGCTGCCCGGCCTGCCTACCAAGCCCGACCCCACGCTCCTTCATAAGCTGATGGACCGCTTGGGGGCCACCCAGGAGGACACCCTGTTTGTGGGAGACAGCAACGTGGATATCCGCACGGCGAAAAACGGCGGCCTCACCGGATGCGGCGTGCTGTGGGGCTTTCGGAGCCGGGAGGAGCTGGAGGCGGCGGGAGCCGACGTGATCGTCTCCACGCCTCAGGAGCTGCTGGATCTTATTTTGAAGGACTGAGCGTAATAAGTAAGGAGTCTTTTCGTTGAATACAAAGCGATTGACAGAACATGATATCGATGAGGCAGCTGCCATCCTGCGGGATGGTGGACTGCTGGGTATCCCCACCGAGACGGTATACGGTCTGGGGGCCAACGGCCTTAACGAGGAGGCTGTGGCTCACATTTTTGAAGCCAAGGGCCGTCCCCAGGATAACCCTCTCATCTTACATATCCCAGATGCCTCTTGGCTCGAGAGGTATTGCAAGGATATTCCCTTGACAGCTTATCAGCTGGCGAAGGCCTACTGGCCCGGCCCCATGACCATGATTTTGAAGCGGAAGGACATTGTCCCTGACGCGGTGACGGCCGGACTGGACACAGTAGGTATGCGCTGTCCCGCCCACCCTCTGTGCAGAGAGATCATTGCGGCCTCCGGAGTGCCGGTGGCGGCCCCTTCGGGAAATACCTCCGGTCGTCCCAGCCCCACCACGGCCCAGCACATGCTGGAGGATATGGATGGCAAGATCGACGCCATCGTAGACGGCGGCCCCTGTTCCGTGGGGGTGGAGTCCACCATTATTGATCTCACCGAGACGCCAGCCCGACTGCTGCGGCCCGGCGGCATCACCCTGGAGCAGCTGGAGGCAGTGCTGGGGGAGGTGGCCGTAGACCCGGCAGTCACCCGTCTCATGGGAGCCGGAGAGCAGCCCAAGGCGCCCGGCATGAAGTATCGCCACTACGCCCCCAAGGCTCCGGTTACCGTGGTCACCGGCGACCCGAAAAAGAGTGCGGAGTATATCGCCGCCCACGCCGGGGCGGAGGACGGGATCATCTGTTTTGACGAGTTTTTGCCTCTGTTCACGAGACGGTCTGAGACGAGGCCCGTCATGGACTTAGGTCCGGCAGGGGACAAGGAGGAGCAGGCCCGGCACATCTTTGACGCCCTGCGCTCCTTTGACCACACCAGTGTACCCGCCATCTGGGCCCAGTGCCCCGACACCACCGGCATTGGCCTGGCCATTGCCAACCGACTGAACAAGGCGGCGGGATTTCATATTATCCAGGTTTAAAACCCTTGAGCCCCAGGGGCTGCAACCTTAGGTTGTATGAAAATTGCTTGACGGTTTCACGCCCTTCCGGTACGCTGAAGCCGAGGTGATCGATATGACGCTGGGCGAAAACCTGCAAAGACTGCGAAAAGAGAAGGGACTGTCCCAGGAGGATGTGGCCCGGGCGCTGTTCGTGTCCCGTCAGACCATCTCAAAATGGGAGACAGACAAGGCAGAGCCGGGAGTGGATAACTTAAAGGCCCTGGCTAATCTCTATGAGGTTACTTTGGACCAGTTGACCGGCCGAGCTCAGACGGAGACGGATTCCAAAGAGTCGTATGAGCAAACACCTTCTGACCAATACCGGACCATGGCTCTCATTCGCCTGGCAGTTTGGCTGGCGGTGGCAGCGGCAGGTCAACTGCATGGGGGCGAGCCTTTCCAGGTCCTTGCCTTTGCGGGGACGCTGGGCTCTGCAGCAGTTTTTCTGAGCCTTTGGTTCCGCAGCATCTATGTGTGGGGCGGCATCCTGTGTGGGGAAGGGCTTAGTATCCTTGTGTCCGCCATCTGCATCATCTGTGCAAAGCAGCTGGCCTTAGGGATTATCAGTGTGGGTTTGGCGGCTATGCTCGGAATCTGGGTAAAATATCTGACCTCTCAATCGGTTCGTCAGCTGTTTTATGAAAAATGAGGAGATGTTCTCATGACCATTATTGGCATCACCGGCCCCACCGGGGCAGGGAAGACCACCGCGCTACGGGAGATTGAAAAGCTGGGAGGCGCAGTCATTGACTGCGATGCTGTGTACCACGACCTTCTGGAACGTGATATTGCATTACAGGAGATGCTGGAGAGTGCTTTTGGCCCACTGCGGGACGAGAGCGGGGCCATTGACCGGAAAAAGCTGGGGACCATCGTTTTCGGAGATCCGGAGAAGCTGGAGAAACTCAATACCATTGCCCAGACCGCCACAGTGCGGCGTACCCAGGAATTGCTGGAGGAGTACCGCGCCAAGGGAAGAAAACTGGTGGCCATTGATGCCATTGCTTTGCTGGAGAGCCCGCTGGCTAATCTATGTAACGCCACCATTGCAGTGATCGCGCCTCAGGAGGTGCGGGTGCAGCGCATCATGGCTCGGGAGGGCATTTCGGAGGAGTACGCCTGGTCCCGGGTCAAGGCCCAAAAGAGCGACGACTACTTTACCGAAGGCTGCGACTATACCTTATATAATGACTGTGCCCAGGCGGAAGAATTTGCGCTTCGGGCCAAGACGTTGGTAGAATCGATTTTACAGGAACACATACAATAAAGGCACAAAGGAGGTTTTTCCAATGGATGAGAAAAAAGAACTGACCCGGGGCGAGGAGCTGCGCCGTGCCCTGTGCTACAATAAGAAGAACGGCTACGACCGCATGAATCCCCAGGAGATGGAGCCCTTGGAGGCCTACTGCACTGGCTACAAGCAGTTTTTGGACGCTGGTAAGACGGAGCGGGAGTGCGTGGAGCGGGCAGTGGCCCTGGCGAAGGACGCCGGCTTTCGGCCCTATGAGCGGGGCATGGAGCTCAAGCCCGGAGACAAGATCTACCGGGTGAACCGCGGGAAAGCCGTGATGCTGGCGGTCATGGGACAGGAGAACTTGGACAAGGGCGCCAACATCGGCGCGGCCCACATCGATTCTCCCCGTCTGGATCTGAAGCAGAACCCCCTCTATGAGGCTGACGAGCTCTCGTTCCTTAAGACCCACTACTACGGCGGCCTGCGCAAGTACCAGTGGGTGACCATCCCTCTGGAGCTCCACGGCGTGGTGGCTCTGAAAAACGGGGATGTGATCCGCGTCTCCGTGGGCAATGGGGAAGGAGACCCCAAGTTCACCATTGACGACCTGCTGCCCCACCTGGGCGTGGAGCAGTCCAAGAAGGCCCTGAGCGAGGCCATCCCCGCGGAGAGCCTGAACATTCTGGTGGGCAGCCGTCCTTTGGCAGACGACGAGGGCAGTGACCGGGTGAAGATCGCCATTCTGGAGCTTTTGAACCGCAAGTACGGCATCGTGGAGGAGGATTTCATCTCTGCTGAGCTCTCCGCAGTCCCCGCCTTCAACGCCTGCGACATTGGTTTTGACCGCTCTCTCATCGGAGCCTACGGCCACGATGACCGGGTGTGCGGCTACGCCTGCCTGGCCGCTCTGCTCCAGCTGGATACGCCCCGCCGTACCGCTGTGTGCATGCTGGCCGACAAGGAGGAGATCGGCTCCGAAGGTGTCACCGGCATGAAATCCGCCGCCTTTGATGCTTTTATGGCTGACCTGTGTGCGGGTCAGGGTGTGCCTCTGCGTGTCTGCTATGAGGCCTCTT
Encoded here:
- a CDS encoding helix-turn-helix transcriptional regulator; translated protein: MTLGENLQRLRKEKGLSQEDVARALFVSRQTISKWETDKAEPGVDNLKALANLYEVTLDQLTGRAQTETDSKESYEQTPSDQYRTMALIRLAVWLAVAAAGQLHGGEPFQVLAFAGTLGSAAVFLSLWFRSIYVWGGILCGEGLSILVSAICIICAKQLALGIISVGLAAMLGIWVKYLTSQSVRQLFYEK
- a CDS encoding L-threonylcarbamoyladenylate synthase gives rise to the protein MNTKRLTEHDIDEAAAILRDGGLLGIPTETVYGLGANGLNEEAVAHIFEAKGRPQDNPLILHIPDASWLERYCKDIPLTAYQLAKAYWPGPMTMILKRKDIVPDAVTAGLDTVGMRCPAHPLCREIIAASGVPVAAPSGNTSGRPSPTTAQHMLEDMDGKIDAIVDGGPCSVGVESTIIDLTETPARLLRPGGITLEQLEAVLGEVAVDPAVTRLMGAGEQPKAPGMKYRHYAPKAPVTVVTGDPKKSAEYIAAHAGAEDGIICFDEFLPLFTRRSETRPVMDLGPAGDKEEQARHIFDALRSFDHTSVPAIWAQCPDTTGIGLAIANRLNKAAGFHIIQV
- a CDS encoding HAD family hydrolase, with the translated sequence MYKHVIFDLDGTLLNTIDDLADTGNHVCELRGWPTHTVAEFKLMVGNGIPKLVERFAPQGTSQEVLDQAFQEFMDWYGVHKEDKTAPYAGMPEVTKALREAGVSIAVLSNKADVMAGPVVEHYYPGIFPVVQGALPGLPTKPDPTLLHKLMDRLGATQEDTLFVGDSNVDIRTAKNGGLTGCGVLWGFRSREELEAAGADVIVSTPQELLDLILKD
- the coaE gene encoding dephospho-CoA kinase (Dephospho-CoA kinase (CoaE) performs the final step in coenzyme A biosynthesis.) translates to MTIIGITGPTGAGKTTALREIEKLGGAVIDCDAVYHDLLERDIALQEMLESAFGPLRDESGAIDRKKLGTIVFGDPEKLEKLNTIAQTATVRRTQELLEEYRAKGRKLVAIDAIALLESPLANLCNATIAVIAPQEVRVQRIMAREGISEEYAWSRVKAQKSDDYFTEGCDYTLYNDCAQAEEFALRAKTLVESILQEHIQ
- a CDS encoding aminopeptidase, which produces MDEKKELTRGEELRRALCYNKKNGYDRMNPQEMEPLEAYCTGYKQFLDAGKTERECVERAVALAKDAGFRPYERGMELKPGDKIYRVNRGKAVMLAVMGQENLDKGANIGAAHIDSPRLDLKQNPLYEADELSFLKTHYYGGLRKYQWVTIPLELHGVVALKNGDVIRVSVGNGEGDPKFTIDDLLPHLGVEQSKKALSEAIPAESLNILVGSRPLADDEGSDRVKIAILELLNRKYGIVEEDFISAELSAVPAFNACDIGFDRSLIGAYGHDDRVCGYACLAALLQLDTPRRTAVCMLADKEEIGSEGVTGMKSAAFDAFMADLCAGQGVPLRVCYEASFCLSADVTAAYDPNFADVYEKRNSALVNYGVGLCKYTGSRGKSGASDASAELVAYVRKVLDEADVVWQMAELGKVDAGGGGTVAMFMAERNIDTLDAGVPVLSMHAPFETVSKLDCYMTFKGMKAIYEA
- a CDS encoding YdcF family protein, which translates into the protein MAGYRGKQPRRWLKILLALVLAGILCFAGLFGAVMYGAYDHVSGDPKVMIILGCRVMPGGEPSILLQDRLDTALDYLDDHPDITVVVSGGQGSNEPTSEAACMADYLEEHGVDADQILLEDESSNTKENLIYSRELLEEQGVDVGEDGVLVVSNGFHLTRSRMLAERFGYGHVSTLAAPTSHIPSRIQMYIREPLALVKSFFLDK
- the prfA gene encoding peptide chain release factor 1, which translates into the protein MQDKLAAIEAKYSQIEARLSASETYEDPALVAKLNKEQTELQPLVETYRTYLRTQQSHREAESLLGDPEMKELAQEEWRQSKEELERLEHQLKILLLPKDPNDDKNVIVEIRAGVGGEEAALFAHSLYRMYSMFAEANHWKTEVDSISETELGGVKEISFTIEGDGAYSRLKFESGVHRVQRVPETESGGRVHTSTVTVAVLPEMETADVQINPADIEMQVFRSSGAGGQHVNKTSSAVRLIHKPTGTVVECQQERSQFQNRDKAMRILASRLYEAEQEKISSEYTAQRRSQVGSGMRNERIRTYNFPQGRVTDHRIGLTLYKIDNIMNGDLNEVIDALAAADQAERLQSSDTN